The Hippoglossus hippoglossus isolate fHipHip1 chromosome 4, fHipHip1.pri, whole genome shotgun sequence DNA window TCGCCTCGCCATCCGGGGACATCGCctgaaaacattaaacatttatgaGGCTGCTGCCAGATTTTCTGGCAAAGATGGCTGGTTTTTAGAATTAATGTGACCAGCACTGAAATCTCATACATATACTGACCAGGTAGAGGACTCTGTACGAGTGTCCTGTGAGCTTGGCCACCTGAGTGAGAGCTGGATATTTCCACACCAAGATCTGGTTCTGAGAGTAGCCATGGGTGCTCACCTGAAAAGAGATACATAATTATAATCCACGGTGCTGTGAAAACTGTGCTGTGTGTAAAATGATATCTGTTAAACATAACCCCATTCAGTTAGAAACTATTGAATTACTGCAAACCAAAAAGACCACCATTGTGCTCAACAATGCATCCTACATTGTGTGAAAGTGAAAGGGCATACTTCCCCCAGAGCAAAGTATTCAGAGTATCACAACCTTATACTAAGAATACCATTAAGGTCTAAGATCCTCGGTTAAGTacgtaaaataaaaaaaaattgaattgaagATACAACACGCTTTCTAATGGTTTCATGTGTTAATAGAAATATGCCATGATATCCAAAGTAACAGTGATGGTGACTTTAAGAGTTTTCCTTTCCTTGTATCACATGCATTTTAAGGAATTGTATTCTAAAATTAAGCAGTGTGAGTAAAAAGACTGATATCAATGTAAAAGATCTTTACAAATTCATATGAATCAGGTacaaatagaaatagaaaaagacaaaataatcaattgcataagtattcacctTATTTGCTGTACAACAAATGTGTCCAGTGTGTATCTAGAGTCACTCACCAGCTCATTAGCATGCTTGGACCAGGCCAGGTTGCAGACCTGTGAGCCTGTGTCCATACATTGCAGCGGCTGCGACGTCAGTGTGTTCCAAAATCGGATGCAGCGGTCGGCAGTGCCGCCTCCAGACGCCAGCAGGCCGTGCTGATGGGGGGACCAGGCGATGGCTTTAACTGCGGCCAGGTGATCCATGTAGGTCTGCACTGGGCTCAGCGAGGAGTGGTTCCACACCAGCAGCTGAGGTGACGAAATGACAAATCACACCTTTATTAATGAGTAACTCAAAATTAAATAGATGGataaagacagagacagggtTAATAAATACAACAACTGCACCTTGTTGTCATTTCCACCAGAAGCGAGCAGCTGATGGTCAGTGCTCCACTTCAACccacacacttcctgtctgtgtcccTGCAGCCGCCTCTCTGACTGCAGTGGAGGCGTCCGTATGTCTCTTTGAAGAATCATACGATCACGGCTTCCTGAAGACAACTGGTCTGCATTCCACGCTAAAGCTCCTTTAGACAGAGCAAAATGTCCTTTATACTTGATCACATTTTCAACATATGACTAAAAACCAAATTTTCAAAAGGCATCTATCAATTATGAAGAACATCAGGTATTTATTTGACCTACTGCTTTTTTACTTCAGatcatttgtttgtattgtgtctTTAAGATTCCTGTCGAGCCATTCTATGACCCTCACTTTGTGTCTGTAAACACAGAAACTGTTCATACCAACTCTGGCTGTGTGTCCTTCCAAGGCAAAGAGTTTCTTCCCAGCGCCAGCGTCCCAGATCTGAACATATCCTTTGTGAGTTCCCACTGCGACCAAGTTACCCTAAAAACATAAAGAATCATTTGACgaacaaaaaatatttgtacCAAACGTTGTGATGGCAGTAAGCTGTGTATTTACCCTTTCAGACCAGCCAACCGATGTGACTGAGTCTCCCTCCACTGACAGATCACACAACCTTGTTACCTGAGGAAAAGCCAGATTAACTATTGTACAGCAAAATAATGAATTCttctaaaaatacaaatatatttttataaatattaatcaAACAGTTTAagtcaaagtttaaaatatgttgTACAGACACACGCAGTGTATTACCTGGCTGGTACAGGCACTCCAGAGGTAAACACATGTGCCCAGCCCGACACTGAGGACGTTGAGGGAGGACCAGTCCACTAAGTTGAGATAAAAgtcatcctgcagctctggagcatCGAGAACCTTAAAGGGGATCTTTGAGATCTTGCGTGTTGGCTTCCTCGGCGAACGTAACAATTTTTGACTGAAGCAGAAAAAGTTGGACACGATGAAATCCTGATGCTAAAATGTATGTGTTTCTCTTTACAATGCAATCAACAAAAACCATTACCTTTTGTTGCTGACAGGTGATAAGGAGTATGGGGAGATGTTGGTGCTATTGTCAGGAGACGCTGTTTCTGTGTTGAGTGAATACTGTAAAGAATACAAAGGCAGACATTATATTTTCTACCAGCTTCATTGTTCTACTCTATGATTTTGTAGTTTTGCTCCTGTTAAGGACTCCAAGAGCATATTCCTTTTGTCTCTGTTCTGATGTGATAAATGTGCCACATAATTCAGTATATACAGTAAGTGGTGTGAGATGAGATGTTCATACAGTGAAGAGACTCCTCGTCTCGGGGGTGGTTGGCTGTAGACGTCTGTCCTCCGTCTGCGGGTCCTGGATCTTATCTATTCCTGCTCCCAGCAGCTCATTCTTCAGCAAAGCAGAGTAGGCCAGCCCATCTGCTACACGCACAATAATATAATCTAGATTCATTATACTCTATAGACAAATGTAATACCACAATCTTAGCTGTTTATAAGAAACTCATCCAAAATAACCTTTAAAAAATTTACCTTTGACGTTATCAGTAGTGGCATCTTTAGATTTTCTGCTCTGAATTGGTGACTTTTCGTTTTCctaattaaaaagtcaaaaccaATGATGTCATTGATTTGAGGTAGACATAGCATCCAGACTGTAAACACCTTCACCCAGACACACtgttaacattttgaaatgtgtaatatacatgaaaagaaaatgttcccTGACAAAAGCCCAGACACACAGCTCAATAACTTCCCCCACAACATGTTCTTACATTTATCCTGTGGAAGTTGATATTCCAGTTGGCCCCGGCTCTGGTGGGTATAAACCTGTCTCCAAGCTTACTGGGCGAGGATAATGGGGAACCAGTGGGTGTCCGACTGTGGAGACCGCGTGTCGatttctgcaaaacaaacacaatatcatAAAGTGTTTTTACTTCTGTAAGTTTGGTCAATTTTTTACAAGTTCTAATATACAGTGCAGTGTAAAGGCTTTAGGCACTTAAGATTATTTGATTTTCATCCATCAGACAGTGTCGTCAGAGAGGCCTCTGATCGGCCCTACATACAAATATcttcagagacaaaaagaaCAAGGAGTCCTGCAACAGACATTATGGCTGTGACAGAGTCTTGAGACAGAAGACATTGACTGAGAGcctaaaaacacagaacaactGTGGCAAGTTCTGCAAGATTCTTGAAACAACTCACCTGCTAACTACCTTGAAAAAGTGCATGAGTATAACAAAGATAACTGATTATGTTTCAAAGGAAAAAAGTGACCACAGAAAATATTGATTTAGTTGGTTTGTTATACTGCAGTTTGTATGAAGTTACCTGGCAAATAGTGAACTATTCATGGAAATATCTTTGGAAACATCCTCACTTCACCTTTAGTGCCTCAAAGATTATTatccaacacaacactgacaaagGTTTAGTGTAGGTGTGCAACATTTTGGATGATTAATGGTAACAAGAAATagaaagagcaaagaaaagaaatattgaaCTTACAGCAGGACTCAAGTTGTCATTTTGAATGTTAATTTGGCGGAAGAGGCGATGTTCATATTCTGGATCCATCCTAGACACTGATCCTCCAGCCACAGAGTGGGAAAACAATCCTGGCAAATACAAGAATGAAAACACGTTCAACAATGTGTCTGGGTCAGTGTTACTGCTCTTGGATATTTGACCTTCTCTCTATCGACTGACATCTGTTAGATACATTGAAACACTATTTTTAAATCGTACAACCCTTAGTAATCGTTTTAAAGTAGCCtgcattacacaaacactaacaaTGATCTTTTAGTAATGTAGGAAACATTTAGTATCTGGTAGTTTATAATCCAAAATATTTGCATAATCTTAGATTATTTTCAAGAGGAAAGAGGCAcagatgtattttcttttagaaataataataaaaaaagatagcacttttatattaaaattcatGATAATTCAAAGCAGAATATTTATACATCACAAAATTATGCCTGGAGATGATCACtgataattataattaattgcATATGCtgttgttatatatatatatatatatatatatatatatatatatatatatatatatatatatatacatacacacatatatacagtataatgctTATGAGTAATGCGAGCATAGAGAGAAGGTTTAACATATAATTGATTGAAGTCAGATTCGTTTTGGTGTTTCAAAACGAATCAGGTGTTTgttattctctgctcataaagaagaaattaaaaccacaacctttaaatcagtctttaaactttaaagaaataataatgagacttttatcatgattattatcgATATCAACTggtatgaacattttaatcttgATATAAATTTGGCCCACATCGCCCACCCCTAGTATATCTTATCCTGAAGAATTACAAAAGGAATCCACATGATTTTGCAGTATCCTGATCGCAATCTGTTAAACTAGAATGTGTGGAATGACAGTCTGACATGAAACGATGACGTGTGGATATTTTAAAGACATCTATTTGACATTTAGCTTGATAATAACGCTTCATTCAACCCCCATAGGAAGCTTTATATTAGAGAAAGTGATGACATGAAGTCTGTGTGACCTTAATATTTCACTCAAACGTTTCCAAAGTAAGAGCAGAGTCACTGCTGTCAATGATGACTTTGAACGAGTTCAAGTGAACAGCTCGATAATGTCGTTAGACGGACTGTGTCAACATGTCTATCTTCAGTCACGCTTCTATTTAAAAACTCTCCGGCTAACTAGCTTCAGCAAACTTAGCTCACGGCTAATTTGGCTAGTGGCTAACTTAGCAAGTGGTCGTGTTCACTTTGCTGCAGGAAACGTACCAGAGCCGCTGAGCAGCACCGCCCACAGACCGGACACCGACCGGACACCGACACAGACCGGACACCGACACAGGACAGAGATGTGATGGATCAGTGCAACAACTGGTTATAATATAAGTTATTCACTGTCAGAGGAAGGTTTGTGTTTACTTCTGTTTATTGATGACGTGAAGAGGTGCATTCTGGGATGTTTCACACAGACCCTTCCATCCGGTGACGTCACGCCTACGTCACCAATCAAAACACGGAAGCACAACTTAAGTGTACATTTTACAGTATATGGCAATTCATTCGTGTCATATATAGAAACACACAATTTAGACAACTCAATCACTTGAATACTAAAAAGAAGATCAATGAAATgagattataaataaaataaaataaatatttaagagGCTTCTAATAATCATAAGGCATCAAGGATTCTTAGTAGACTGCTTTTGAAGACCGTTAATGGAGgctgtgtttccattgtgtgtttcatgctgtgttttttattcaggaTTCCTCAGTGCTCTTAATTTGTTCATTGAAACTGAAGTAAAGTGTCATGGCAGATTTTCAAACATAGGGGGCGTAGTAGTTCCATTCTTAAACTCTCCAGGCACGTTGGTGTGTAGACTGAACAAACTTTAAGCCTCGTATACAGAAGAACTTATCTTTACCAGCC harbors:
- the LOC117760516 gene encoding fizzy-related protein homolog — its product is MDPEYEHRLFRQINIQNDNLSPAKSTRGLHSRTPTGSPLSSPSKLGDRFIPTRAGANWNINFHRINENEKSPIQSRKSKDATTDNVKADGLAYSALLKNELLGAGIDKIQDPQTEDRRLQPTTPETRSLFTYSLNTETASPDNSTNISPYSLSPVSNKSQKLLRSPRKPTRKISKIPFKVLDAPELQDDFYLNLVDWSSLNVLSVGLGTCVYLWSACTSQVTRLCDLSVEGDSVTSVGWSERGNLVAVGTHKGYVQIWDAGAGKKLFALEGHTARVGALAWNADQLSSGSRDRMILQRDIRTPPLQSERRLQGHRQEVCGLKWSTDHQLLASGGNDNKLLVWNHSSLSPVQTYMDHLAAVKAIAWSPHQHGLLASGGGTADRCIRFWNTLTSQPLQCMDTGSQVCNLAWSKHANELVSTHGYSQNQILVWKYPALTQVAKLTGHSYRVLYLAMSPDGEAIVTGAGDETLRFWNVFSKTRSTKESVSVLNLFTRIR